A segment of the Planctomycetia bacterium genome:
ATCGTCGCGGCGATCCAAGGCCCGACGTACGGCACGAACCGCAAGACCGCGGTCATCACCCCCCACAGCACGGCGTTGGGCAAGCCGATGAAGAACAGCCCTAAAGCGATCACGATGCCGTAGGAGGCATTGATGAGCAATTGCATCTGGAGGTAACGGCTAACGCGAAACGCAGCATCGTCTAAAGCCTGCGTCGTGAGGTTCAGTTGTCGTGAGCCGACTAAGCGAATGAGTCGATTCCGCAAGTCTTCCCGTTCGAGCAAGATAAAGATCACGAATACGATGACGATCGCGGCATTGCCGAGCGGCGACAACAACGGCCCAAGAAACCCGGTGGCAACCTCGCGAGCCGAAATCGGATTGACGACTTCCACCGGTACCGGAACGGGCTCCTGCGTTTTACCGTTTCCGCTCATTTGAGCGACGTCTTCTACCGGATCGGACGGAGATCCGATGCGAGATCGCGGTTTACTTTCTTGATTCCCATTGGCGTCGTCGTTGTCGAAGGCCGTGGATTTCAACGGCTGGCCTGAGGTGTTCTGGGAAGAGGCGGGCGCGGCGTTTTTAATTACTCCGGAGCGAATATCGTTGAAGATGTTCGAGATCGACGAGAGAGCTCCGTCGCCGTTCGAGCGGACGAGTTCGACCTTGTGAGCGATATTCTCTTTGTAGTCGGGCAGCCGCTTCGCAAGGTCATAGAGTTGTTGGACGGCGACGTAGCTAAGAACCCCGAGCCCGAGGAATAGGGCCGTCACCATGATCAAGACGGAAGGAATGCGCCCCAGCTTCCAGCGCTCGAGCCTTTCCACGGCCGGCGCCAAGAGAAAGCTCAGCAGCACGGCCAAGGCAAACGGCAGTAAGACTTCGCGGCCGAAGTAGAGGATCGCGATGACGGTCACGCCGCCGATCAGCGAAAACGTGCGCGGGAATTGAAACGGGCCTTCAGGGCGTGCCATATGCGATCGCAAGGTGAGCGGAAATCGGCGCCGAAACTATGTGTGCAAACTATTGATTCGCTATTAGTAAGCACATCTTGTGCCGAAAGACATTTCCGAGACGTATCGCTCGCTCTACGAAATCCGAGCGTGTTGACGCCCCGAATGATTTTGGGCGAAAAGAGCGGACTTCAAGCCAAAACGGCAGATGGTTCGTGAACTGCTGCCATGCGAAGCGCATACGATCGCGCGAAAGTCGATCAGCGGGGAAGATCGTCGCCTAGATGGCTGATCAAGCTGAGTACAAGCTAACGACCTACAGGAAGCTATGCGGCTTCGTTGTCAGGACCGTCGCTCAGGCCGTTGCCGATGTCCATCGAGTCGCCGAAGTAATACTTTTTGGCATCGGCGTTCTGCAATACTTCCTGCGGCCGGCCGTGGCAAAGCACCTTGCCGCCGCGAATCACATAGCTCCGATCCGTGATCTGAAGCGTCTCGCGCACGTGATGGTCGGTGATGAGGATCGACATGCCGCCGTTTTGCAGTTCGCGGATGATCTCTTGGATGCTATCGACCGTGACGGGATCGATGCCCGTGAACGGTTCGTCGAGCAGAATCAATTGAGGATCCGAGACCAAGCAGCGCGCAATCTCCAGCCGCCGTCGCTCACCGCCCGACAGCGACATGGCGGTGCTTTTGCGAAGATGCTTGATCTTGAATCGCTCCAGCAATTCATCGCACCGAAGCTTGCGCACTTTGCGATCCATACCGAGCATTTCCATCACGCCGAGCAGATTCTTCTCGACGCTCAGCTTGCGAAATACGCTCGACTCTTGCGCCAGGTAACCCATCCCACCTTCCTTGGCGCGACGATACATCGGCCAAGTGGTGATGTCTTTGTCGTTGAGGAGCACCTTGCCTGCATTCGGCTCGATCATGCCGCAAGCCATGCGAAAGCTCGTGGTCTTGCCGGCGCCGTTGGGGCCTAAGAGCCCGACGATCTCCCCGCGCCCGACTTCGAAGTCGACCCCGTCGACGACGCGCCGCCGCCCGTAGATCTTCACCAAGCCTCGAACTTCGAGCATCGACATCGGGATTCCTTTCCCAAAAACTTCGCAACCGACTCCGCCGGAGACCTTATCGAATCAGCCGCATTGCGCGGAAATTGGGCCCATATTGGTTGCCGAGAAACGGCAGGTCCGGCAGCCCGATCGACGTTCCGGGAACGTTTTCGAAGCCGTGCGGCCAGTAGACGAACAGCGCTTTGCCGATCAGCAATTCTCGTTTGACGTAAGATTCATAGCCTTGCCCGTTCCAAAGCCGACCATCGAGGCTTTTCGGACTGTTATCGCCGAGTACGAAAAACTGATCGGCCTGCAATTGGAACGTCACCGCTCCGAGTTGGCTCCAGCGTTCCGGCGCCGTTTTTACATCCGACATGAAAGCTCGCAACACATCGGCGTCTCGCCATTCCGAGGAAAGTTGCGTGAGCCCGGGATGCTCGAAAGCTTGAAACGCATTGTCGCGATAATCGGCCACGTTGTCTCGAATCGGCGGCCATGTCGGATACTCGGCGAGATGTTCGCGTCCTTTATCGGCGACGTAATATAAGTCGCGTTTGAGATGCAGATGCGAGGCCGTGATATCGACTCCACGCGCCGCAATGCCGACCGGCGAGCGGAGATCTTGTTCCGTAGGGATGCCGATCTCAAGCGGCGGAAACTTCGTGTCGCCGTCGAGTTTGTGTCCTTGCGTCACCATGCGCGGTGTGTTGTTGTCGTCGCGGCCGATCGTGAAGACGGGCGCGGAGTTCGTCGCCAAAAAATTCGTCGAAGCATCGAACGCGATCGGCTTATTGCCGACCCAAAGCAAGAGATGATCGTCGATGTTGGCGAAACGAAGTCGGTGGGGGCCTTTGCCTACGACCGCGGCTTTGGCTGTCGGATGATATCCTTCCACTCCCTCGATTCGTAGCTCGACGTCGCCCGTCGCCGCACGAATGCGGCATTGAAACGCTTTGCCACCTTCGACCAATTCCAAGATCGCTTCGGCGTTATCGTCGGCGCGATCCGTGAATTCGAGTTCGCACTCCAGCGCCAAATCGCTTACCCAATGGATGCCGAGTGCGCTGATATCATTCGCTTCGCCCGTGTTGTATTCGCAGAAGTCGGCGATGAGTTGCGGTTTGCAAAACGTGCGACGGTCTTCGTCCGTCAGAGGACGTTGGGTGAGAATTCTCCATGCGCGGTCGTCGGGCACGACGTGTTCGTAGCGGAGCCAAGCTTCGACCGGAGACTTGCCGACGGCCCGAAACGATTTCATATCGGCCGAGGTCTGCCATGTCGCATCTTTCGCAGCCACGGCTTCGCCGTTGGGTTGCGATTGTCGCCAGCGTTGCGGCCAGCCGCGTTCGATCAGCTGCGGCAAGACGTGGTCGTTGTCGTAGACGGTCTGCATGATCGCCACGATCTTTTCGGGCGACTTGCGCGCGATCGTGAATTGATTCGCCTCAGGGCTGCGTGCGTAAATATCCCCGCGATAAATCAGGATCTCTTCTTGGGGGAGTCCGACGACGCGCTTGATGTAGTTTTGCTTCGCTTCCCCGGGATTTTTGAATACCGCGACATCGAAGCGTTTCGGGTCGGCGAATTCGTAGGGAAATTTCGTTACGAGAATCCGATCGCCGTTGAATGTCGGCGGAAACGTATCCGGATGATCCGCGTAGACGTCGCGAAAACGACAGTTCGGGCAGATCGACGACGTCACTCGCCGCGGCCGTTTGTTTTCTTCCTCGGGAAATTCTTCGCTCGCGCCTACGCGATAGGGCATGCTGCATTGCGGGCACTCGATTTCCTTATGCGCACCCATCAGCGTGAGGGCCATCGAGCCGGTCGGAATGACGAACGCCTCGGCCTCGAAGCTGCGAAACAAGAACGCGAGTATGAACGCGATCGCGATCGAGTCGAAGGTCTCGCGAATGCTCTCGAACATCGTCGGCTTGGGACCGGTCGCCTGCCAAGGGACCGATGCGTCTTTAGACTTCGACATGGCGATTCGCTTCTGCGGATAAATACGAACGAGGCGGAGAGCTTGTTGACCCAACTCAGTCTGGGCGCAGTCAGCGAATATACCGGATCGCCGAAACGTCGGGAACGTTAAAAGGGATGCCGTACCAAGTGGCGGCGCGCAGCGGATAATGTACCGCAAATGGTTTCCCTACGATGAGTTGTGCGGCTACGCCCGGCCCCTCCGGCCAGAGCCTGCTATCATCCGATAGCTCGGCATTGTCGCCGACGACGAAGTATTCGTCCGGCCCGAGTTGCCATCGGAGCGGGCCGCGATAGCTGCGCGGCGGCGTGTAGTCGGGCGCTTCGGCGAGGGATTCGGCCGGCGGAACGAGCGCGATGCCGTCGGCCGTGAACTTGCCGTCGCGTAGTTCGATCGTTTCGCCCGGCAGGCCGACGACGCGCTTCACCCCGACTAGGTGCGCCTCATGCGGCAAGCGAAACGCCACGATTTCCCAGCGCCGCGGCGCGCGGATGAGAAACGCACGTCGATCGACCAAGAGCCGATCGCCGGGAACGACGGGCAGGTTGTCGATCGTAGGGCCGCGCGAGCGGCATGCGGCGCAGTAGGCGACTCGGCCGGGAATCTCGGCGATGTCGGCTGCGAGATCGTTGCGCTTTCCGCACTCTGCACAGACGAAGGTCCGGTGCGGCCCGAGCACCGTCGGCGACATCGATCCGCTGACGACCGCAAACGGTTCGACGAGCCAACCGCCGACGAGCAGCAGTCCGACGAAGAGCGTGATGATCGGCTCGAGGAAACGACGCATCGAAACTCGAAGCTATTTGTTTTCTTCGTTGCCCGTTTCCAAGACTGCGAGGAAGGCCTTCTGCGGAATGTCGACGCTGCCGATCGACTTCATCCGCTTCTTGCCTTCTTTTTGTTTAGAGAGCAATTTGCGTTTGCGGGTGATATCGCCGCCGTAGCACTTAGCCGTAACGTTCTTACGTAACGCCGAAATCGTTTCGCGGGCGATGATGCGGCTGCCGATCGCCGCTTGGATGGCGACCTCGAACTGGTGCCGATCGATTTCGCTGCGCAGTTTCTTCACGATGGCTCGTCCGCGCCGTTCGGAATCGCGCCGGTCGCAGATGACGCTCAACGCGTCGACCCGATTGCCGCCGACGAGAATGTCCATGCGCACGAGATCGGCTTCGAAATAGCCGACGAGCTCGTAGTCCATCGTGCCGTAGCCTTTGGTGAAGCTCTTGAGCTTGTCGTGCAAGTCGTAGATGACTTCGGCGAGAGGCAAATCGTAGACGAGCATCGCGCGCGTCGGCGAGAGGTATTCCGTCTTCACGTACGTGCCGCGCTTGTCGTTGCAAAGCTGCATGATCGGGCCGATGTCGTTCGACGGCAGAATGAAGCTGACACGCACGATCGGTTGCCGAAACTCTTTGATACTGCCGGAATCAGGGACTTTTTGCGGGTTGTAGATCCGGAGCGTCTCGCCCGCCGTGTTCACGATTTCGTAAGTCACGTTCGGCGCGGTCTGCACGAGATCGATATCGGCTTCTTGCTCCAAGCGTTGCTGCACGATTTCCATGTGCAACAGACCGAGGAATCCGCAGCGGAAACCGAAGCCGAGCGCATCGCTCGTTTCCGGCTCGAACTCGAAGCTTGGGTCGTTGATGGCGAGCTTGGTAAGCGCGTCGCGCAGTTCCTCGAAGTCTTGGCCATCGGAAGGATAAAGCCCGCAGAAGACCATTCGCTTCGGCTCAAGATAGCCGGGAAGCGCCTCGGCAGCTTCGTCGCCGGGGATGCTTACCGTGTCGCCGATATGGACCTGGCGCACGTCCTTGATGTTGCAGATGATGTAGCCGACTTGGCCGGCCTGCAACGTATCGCACGCTTTGCGCTCGGGAACGAACTGACCGGCTTCAAGGATGTCGAACGTCTGTCCGGTGCGGAGGAAGCGGATCTTTTGGCCCCGGTTGAGCACGCCGTTCATCAAACGCAGATACGTGATCACGCCGCGAAACGGGTCGTAGTGCGAGTCGAACACCATCGCTTGCAGCGGCGCGGCCGGATCTCCTTTGGGTGCCGGCATCTTCTCGACGATCGCCACGAGCAAGTCTTCGACCCCTTCGCCGGTCTTGCCGCTACAGCGTTGCACATCGAAAGGATCGATGCCGAGCGTCGACTCCATCTCGCCGATCACTTCGTCGGGCCGCGCGTTGACCATGTCGATCTTGTTCAACACCGGCACGATCGTGAGATCGGCGTTGATCGCCGCGAAGGCGTTCGCCATCGTTTGCGCTTCGACCCCCTGCGAGGCATCGACCAGCAGCAATGCCCCTTCGCAACACGCCAAGCTGCGCGAAACTTCGTAGTGGAAGTCGACGTGGCCGGGGGTGTCGATCAGGTTCATCTCGTAGATGACCCCTTTATGCGGAAACCGCATCGAGACGGCGCGGGCCTTGATCGTGATGCCGCGCTGCCGTTCGAGATCCATGTCGTCGAGAATCTGCGCGCGCATTTCCCGCTTCTCGATCGTTCCGGTCTTCTCCAAGATTCGATCGGCGAGCGTGCTCTTGCCGTGGTCGATATGGGCGACGATGCAGAAGTTGCGAATGTGCGTACAGTCGAGAGGCATGGGGGAAATGCAAAAGGCTGAATGAGAAATGCAAAACGACAGACGGGGCGGCAGCGTGGCGAACGAACGGCTGCTACGCAGCTTGCCGCACTTGCTAGCCTAGAAAGTATAAAGGAGCAGGGGGAAAGCGGCAATCCGAGCGAGGCGGCACGAACGGCCTGGCGAACAAGCCGTTTATGCGAAGTTCTTACGTGGAAACTCGAAGAAGCGGACCCGATTGCCGTCGGGATCGCGAATCGTGAGTTCTCGGTAGCCCTCGGGATGTTCGTCGGCAGGTGGGCAAGAAATGCCGGCGGCCAAGAGACGAACGCGCGTTGCCTCGAGATCGGCCGCTTCGAAACCGAGACTCCAACGCGACTCCGGAACCTCGACACGTAATTCCGGGGAATCCGGGCGGCCGATTATCGTAAGCCTGCCTTCTCCGCCGACGAGCAACGCATATTGTCCCTTCGTCATCCGTACGGCGACACGCAGCCCGACGACGTCGCGATACCACTCGACCAGCCGCAGCCAATCGGTCGTCCGAAGTTCGACGCTGTAGAGCGAGGGGCGTTCCATGAGCGCCATTATCGTTGCATTGAAAGTGCCGGCAAGGCCGGCAACTTATACGACCGCGGAATGTCGCGAATAGCCGCCTGACCTCGACCCCGGGCTTGGCTTCTCGCTATCATTCGCAATCGATCCTTGAACTGGATCTATAGCTTGTGCGGCAGGATGCTGCGCTCGGACTTCCGGACTTCTTCGGCGAAGGATTGCCTCGATGAAAATGGTGTTCACCAACGGCTGTTTCGATCTCCTGCATTCCGGGCACGTCGACTTGCTGGAACGGGCCCGAGCGCTGGGGGATATGCTCGTCGTCGCGATCAACAGCGATGCCTCGGTCCGAGCCCTTAAAGGTCCGCACAAGCCGTACGTGCAGGAACGCGATCGGCGGAAGATGTTGCTCGCTCTGCGCTGCGTCGACTATGTCGCTATTTTCGACGAACCCGATCCGCTGCGATTGATTCGAGAGATGCAGCCCGACGTATTGGTGAAGGGGGGCGACTGGTCGGTCGCGCAGATCATCGGCGCCGACTTCGTGCTCGCACGCGGCGGCGAAGTCCATTCGCTTGCGCTGCTCGAAGGGTATTCGTCGACGTTAGTCGCGGAGCAGATTCGCAAGCAAGTGCCCGGCAGCGCATCCCGTCCGCTCTCGTCCACGATTCCTTTGCGTAAAGCATCGTAATGGCGAATCACATTCTGATCGTCAAACTAAGTTCGCTCGGCGATGTGATCCACACGCTTCCTGCGGCGCAGGCGCTGCGGCGCAGGTTTCCCGAGGCCCGCATCTCGTGGGCCGTCGAACGTGCGCATAGCGGCGTGCTGCGCGGGCTGCCGTTTATCGACGAAATCATCGAATGGGATCGGCGCACTTGGGGGACGCTCGGCGACTTCCTAGGTCGGTTGCGCAAACGCAATTGGGATCTCGCGATCGATTTTCAGGGCTTATTCCGGAGTGCTTTTACGAGTTGGGCTGCGCGTGCGAAGCGTCGGCTTGGGTTTGCGCCGCTTCGCGAGGGAGCGCATTGGTTCTACAACGAACGAGTCGCGGCACCGAAGCAACCGCTGCATGCGGTCGAAAAATACCTTCGGCTGATCGAGCCGCTCGGAGCGATCTACCCCGGCTTGCCGCTGAGCAGAAGTTATCTCGGTACGGCAGTTCCAGCGGCAGCGGAAGGTTTGTCATCGGGTGTACCCGTGCCGACGGGGCCGGAGATGTTTCCGCTCCGCACCGCCGAGGCCGACCGCGCGGATATCGATGCTTGGCTCAACGAACGAGACTTCGATTCCACGCAGCACCGGCTGGTGATTCTGAACCCTCATTGTCGCAAAGAAGCGAACATCTGGCCGGCGGATCGCTTCGCGCAACTCGCCGGGCAACTGCTCGCGCAAGACGATGTACGCGTCGCCGTAAGCGGCGGACCGGTTGCGAATCAACTTTGCGAGCGCATTGCCGCTTCGCACGGCAAGCGTGTGTGGCGAGCCGACGGAGCGTTCTCGCTCTTGGGCTCGGCCGAATTGATTCGCCGCGCTAGTGTCTTCGTGACGGGAGACACCGGCCCGATGCATATCGCGGCGGCCGTGGGAACGCCGATCGTTGCGATGTTCGGACCGGCCGATCCGTTGCGAACAGGACCTTACGCCGCCGATGCGGAAGTGTTGACGAAGCGGTTGCCGTGTGGGCCCTGCTTCGCGAAGAAGTGCCCGTTGCATCATGAGCCGGCAAAGTGCATGACCGACATCGGGGTCGAAGAAGTGTTCGCGGCGGCCATGAGGCAAATGGAGCGGTCGCGAAGCTCCGAACAGCGCGATCAAGCACCGAACCGGAGACGATCGGCATGAGCGAAGTGCATCCTCGGATCATCCGCACCGACGCCGGCCCGAAGCGGCTCGCAGGCAAGCTCGCTCCTCCGCAAACACAGCCGACGAAGATCGCTACGGAGAAGAGCATCACGCCCGATAACGGAACGACTCGCGCACGCCTTTGGCGAGCGGCGGTACTGACGACGATGTTCTTCGGGGCCGTGATCTATGCGGGACAACAGCGCCGCCCGATCGGGCCATCGGCGGGCACGCTCGACGTGCGCACTATCGTGTCGGCAGTTGCCGCGTCGCAACCCGCCAAGTTGAGGATCGGAACCTACAACATCCACGGCTGCAAAGGGACCGACGGCCGAATCGATCTCGCGCGCATCGCGGGAGTGCTCGGCAGTCTCGATTTCATCGGCTTGAACGAAGTGCATGGGCCCGGACCGTGGGAAAAGGAAGATCAAGCCTCGGCCTTGGGGCGTACGTTACACATGACTTCGCTGTTCACTCCCACCGAACAGCGCTGGTGGCAAGCGAAGTTCGGCAACGGATTGTTGTCGAAGCTCGACGTTCGAAGTTGGCAAGTCGTGCCGCTGGAACGACGCCACGGCAAGAGCTATCGCAACTTGGTACACGTTCGCGCCAAAGCCGCGAACGGAACTCCGCTCAATATTTTAGTGACGCACATCGATCGCTCCGACGATCGCGAACGACATGAGCAAATGCGAACCGTCGGCGAATACTTCCTCGCACTGCAGTCGCCGGCCGTGTTGATGGGAGATCTGAATAGCGACGCCGCCGATCAGGAAATCGTGAAGCTGTTGGATCAGCCGGGGGTCGTCGATGTGCTCGGCAAAGTGAAAGGGTTTCAGACGCCGCGGCACATCGATTGGATTCTCACGCGCGGACTTGAACCGGTAGACGCAGGCGTCTCGCCCGTTGGGCCATCGGACCATGCCCACATTTGGGCCGACTTAATCGTACCTGCCGAAATCTCGACGCAGCGCTAAGACCACGCGCTTGCCGTTACGGATGCCTGTCGGAGCATGCCGGCATTCCGTGAACCCTTGAAACGAGTTTGCCGGTTGTAGCGATTTTCTCGATTTTGCCGGAAGTGCGGCCGATGAAGCTTTGTAGCACGAAGCTCGATCCTAAATACGGACGGCTTTGAAGGCTAGCGACCGGGGGGCCGGCCGATATTCGCTACTGCACCGGCGCATGGAAGCGCCGGGCGAGCGAAAGTTGCCGCAGCGCCTCGAAGACGCACACTTCGACCACGCTTCGCTAGGGGATCTTCGTTTATGGTTCGCTTCATCGGCCTTGCCTCGATCGTGCTCCTTTCGGCCTTTCAAACAGGTTGCTGCTCGTCGCCGTGCGGCAAGGGAATGGGCTGCGGTCGGTCTTATTGGGGTGCTTACGCCGACAATCCACCGACCTGCGAGCCATGCGACACCTACGGCAACTGGACCGGCTCGAACTGCGGTCCGTGCGGCAAGGGAGGAAGTTCCCCCTATCCTTGGGAACGAACTCGCGGGCGTCGGGTAACGCTTTTCGGTTCGCTCTTCGGCTGCTGCTCCACGTCCGGCCGTAGCACCTCTTGCAGCGAACCGAGTTGTGGTGAGCCCGACTGCGGCGAACCTAGCTGCGGCGAGCCGAATTGCGGGTCGGAGCCCGACTGCGGTTGCGGCCACAGTTCGAATCTCGACACCGCCGCGCCGGCTCCTCAGGCCTCGAACGGCCGCTCGCCGCGCATGTCGAACGTCAGCTATAGCCGCACCGCATCCAACGGTTCCGCCAACTGCAATTGCGGCCGACACTAAGCCGATCGCGATTCAGCAGACTCAAACCTTCGATTCTCCGTTCGTGCCGTCCCGTTCGTCCGTCGACGACGCCTTAGGTCGTGGCTTCAACCAAAGTGTTGGAGCCCGACCTATTTTCGTTTCGGCTCTCCTTGCAAGGTGAGCACGAGGCTCCGTCCCGACGCATGGTCGCGATGTTCGCCGAGATAAATTCCTTGCCAGGTACCGAGGCAAAGGCGTCCTTCGTGAATCGGGATGCTTAGCGAGGTGCCGATGAGCACCGCCTTCACATGGGCCGGCATATCGTCGGGCCCTTCGGCCGTGTGGCGATACGGAAAGTCTTCCGGCGCAACGGTATCGACCACGCGTTCCATGTCGTAAGGAACGTCCGGATCGGCGTTTTCGTTGATCGCGAGCGATGCCGACGTGTGACGGATGAAAACGTGCAGCAGGCCGACT
Coding sequences within it:
- the lptB gene encoding LPS export ABC transporter ATP-binding protein, whose protein sequence is MSMLEVRGLVKIYGRRRVVDGVDFEVGRGEIVGLLGPNGAGKTTSFRMACGMIEPNAGKVLLNDKDITTWPMYRRAKEGGMGYLAQESSVFRKLSVEKNLLGVMEMLGMDRKVRKLRCDELLERFKIKHLRKSTAMSLSGGERRRLEIARCLVSDPQLILLDEPFTGIDPVTVDSIQEIIRELQNGGMSILITDHHVRETLQITDRSYVIRGGKVLCHGRPQEVLQNADAKKYYFGDSMDIGNGLSDGPDNEAA
- the lepB gene encoding signal peptidase I, with the translated sequence MSKSKDASVPWQATGPKPTMFESIRETFDSIAIAFILAFLFRSFEAEAFVIPTGSMALTLMGAHKEIECPQCSMPYRVGASEEFPEEENKRPRRVTSSICPNCRFRDVYADHPDTFPPTFNGDRILVTKFPYEFADPKRFDVAVFKNPGEAKQNYIKRVVGLPQEEILIYRGDIYARSPEANQFTIARKSPEKIVAIMQTVYDNDHVLPQLIERGWPQRWRQSQPNGEAVAAKDATWQTSADMKSFRAVGKSPVEAWLRYEHVVPDDRAWRILTQRPLTDEDRRTFCKPQLIADFCEYNTGEANDISALGIHWVSDLALECELEFTDRADDNAEAILELVEGGKAFQCRIRAATGDVELRIEGVEGYHPTAKAAVVGKGPHRLRFANIDDHLLLWVGNKPIAFDASTNFLATNSAPVFTIGRDDNNTPRMVTQGHKLDGDTKFPPLEIGIPTEQDLRSPVGIAARGVDITASHLHLKRDLYYVADKGREHLAEYPTWPPIRDNVADYRDNAFQAFEHPGLTQLSSEWRDADVLRAFMSDVKTAPERWSQLGAVTFQLQADQFFVLGDNSPKSLDGRLWNGQGYESYVKRELLIGKALFVYWPHGFENVPGTSIGLPDLPFLGNQYGPNFRAMRLIR
- the lepB gene encoding signal peptidase I, translated to MRRFLEPIITLFVGLLLVGGWLVEPFAVVSGSMSPTVLGPHRTFVCAECGKRNDLAADIAEIPGRVAYCAACRSRGPTIDNLPVVPGDRLLVDRRAFLIRAPRRWEIVAFRLPHEAHLVGVKRVVGLPGETIELRDGKFTADGIALVPPAESLAEAPDYTPPRSYRGPLRWQLGPDEYFVVGDNAELSDDSRLWPEGPGVAAQLIVGKPFAVHYPLRAATWYGIPFNVPDVSAIRYIR
- the lepA gene encoding translation elongation factor 4, which produces MPLDCTHIRNFCIVAHIDHGKSTLADRILEKTGTIEKREMRAQILDDMDLERQRGITIKARAVSMRFPHKGVIYEMNLIDTPGHVDFHYEVSRSLACCEGALLLVDASQGVEAQTMANAFAAINADLTIVPVLNKIDMVNARPDEVIGEMESTLGIDPFDVQRCSGKTGEGVEDLLVAIVEKMPAPKGDPAAPLQAMVFDSHYDPFRGVITYLRLMNGVLNRGQKIRFLRTGQTFDILEAGQFVPERKACDTLQAGQVGYIICNIKDVRQVHIGDTVSIPGDEAAEALPGYLEPKRMVFCGLYPSDGQDFEELRDALTKLAINDPSFEFEPETSDALGFGFRCGFLGLLHMEIVQQRLEQEADIDLVQTAPNVTYEIVNTAGETLRIYNPQKVPDSGSIKEFRQPIVRVSFILPSNDIGPIMQLCNDKRGTYVKTEYLSPTRAMLVYDLPLAEVIYDLHDKLKSFTKGYGTMDYELVGYFEADLVRMDILVGGNRVDALSVICDRRDSERRGRAIVKKLRSEIDRHQFEVAIQAAIGSRIIARETISALRKNVTAKCYGGDITRKRKLLSKQKEGKKRMKSIGSVDIPQKAFLAVLETGNEENK
- a CDS encoding VOC family protein, whose product is MERPSLYSVELRTTDWLRLVEWYRDVVGLRVAVRMTKGQYALLVGGEGRLTIIGRPDSPELRVEVPESRWSLGFEAADLEATRVRLLAAGISCPPADEHPEGYRELTIRDPDGNRVRFFEFPRKNFA
- a CDS encoding adenylyltransferase/cytidyltransferase family protein, whose product is MKMVFTNGCFDLLHSGHVDLLERARALGDMLVVAINSDASVRALKGPHKPYVQERDRRKMLLALRCVDYVAIFDEPDPLRLIREMQPDVLVKGGDWSVAQIIGADFVLARGGEVHSLALLEGYSSTLVAEQIRKQVPGSASRPLSSTIPLRKAS
- a CDS encoding glycosyltransferase family 9 protein, which translates into the protein MANHILIVKLSSLGDVIHTLPAAQALRRRFPEARISWAVERAHSGVLRGLPFIDEIIEWDRRTWGTLGDFLGRLRKRNWDLAIDFQGLFRSAFTSWAARAKRRLGFAPLREGAHWFYNERVAAPKQPLHAVEKYLRLIEPLGAIYPGLPLSRSYLGTAVPAAAEGLSSGVPVPTGPEMFPLRTAEADRADIDAWLNERDFDSTQHRLVILNPHCRKEANIWPADRFAQLAGQLLAQDDVRVAVSGGPVANQLCERIAASHGKRVWRADGAFSLLGSAELIRRASVFVTGDTGPMHIAAAVGTPIVAMFGPADPLRTGPYAADAEVLTKRLPCGPCFAKKCPLHHEPAKCMTDIGVEEVFAAAMRQMERSRSSEQRDQAPNRRRSA
- a CDS encoding endonuclease/exonuclease/phosphatase family protein, translated to MSEVHPRIIRTDAGPKRLAGKLAPPQTQPTKIATEKSITPDNGTTRARLWRAAVLTTMFFGAVIYAGQQRRPIGPSAGTLDVRTIVSAVAASQPAKLRIGTYNIHGCKGTDGRIDLARIAGVLGSLDFIGLNEVHGPGPWEKEDQASALGRTLHMTSLFTPTEQRWWQAKFGNGLLSKLDVRSWQVVPLERRHGKSYRNLVHVRAKAANGTPLNILVTHIDRSDDRERHEQMRTVGEYFLALQSPAVLMGDLNSDAADQEIVKLLDQPGVVDVLGKVKGFQTPRHIDWILTRGLEPVDAGVSPVGPSDHAHIWADLIVPAEISTQR
- a CDS encoding secondary thiamine-phosphate synthase enzyme YjbQ; this translates as MWVHRELQLRAFPRGFHLITRIVAEAIPELKQCEVGLLHVFIRHTSASLAINENADPDVPYDMERVVDTVAPEDFPYRHTAEGPDDMPAHVKAVLIGTSLSIPIHEGRLCLGTWQGIYLGEHRDHASGRSLVLTLQGEPKRK